The BD1-7 clade bacterium region AATCAACATACACCTAACACAAACACTAACGACAGCTAAGGTACTTCTCAAAATCGTGAACCCTGCTCGCAGACCCTAAGTATTGAATAAAGGCTGCCAGTGGCTCTTTCAACCTGTCTCAGTGTATTCACTGTGACGCTGACGAATCGCTACTCTTCTTCTTTGGCGGCTCCATATCACGCACCATGTCGCGATCAATCTTCTGTTCAATGTCTTCTACTACATGAGTTTCTTGTCGTTCCAAATACGCTGCAGTGTAATGATAGATCAGCGCAATAAGAATAATGATGCCGATAGTGGAGAAAACAAAGTTCGGCTTTTTCTGTTCCGACATAGCTCAGCTACTTAATAAATGGGGTTGTCCCCACATAATAGCGCAATTTTTCCAGGCACCACATGGTTGAAAATGAGTAGCAACCCGCGTTTAGCCGGTTTTCAGCATCGCTGCGGACGCCTTATTGCGGTTTTTATATCGGCTGCGGAGGTAATCTGTTGCCTGCATCAGCAATCCTCGATCAATAACATCAATCGATACAATCTCTCCCAAATTAACAATCACGGGCACCCGCTCGTCGGCATGGCAACGTGTGTATTCCTCGACGCCACCATAAATCACCCACTGCCCATCGGCTGTTCGTTGGCTCGCGCTTGCATGCCAACAGTCAAACCCCAGCGTTTCTAGAAGCGTCAGTATCCGCTCAAGTTTTTGTTTCTGCAAAAAACCTGCAGACATCGCATAAGCGGCATCAATCGATAACCCCAGCGCTAGGGCTTCGCCATAACGCATGTCGCGATTCATCGCCTCCAATTTATTGGCTGCCCACAACCCCAACCCAGCACCGGAACAAAACGCATCGGGTTCGCTACTAGCATCACGCTGACAAATATTGATTTGTGCGGCCCGATTAATCAAAGCGTGCAACCCCTCATCGTTGGGCGTTTGAAAACTTTCCGCGTGAGCTTCTATCCACTGAAAAAACTCCCGATCATAGGCCAAAGCGACTTTGACGGCCTCCGCAATACCCGCACGACGATCTCGATGCGGAAGCGAAGCTGTGAAACACGGATCGATAACCACTGCAGAGGGTACGTGTAAGGCACCAAGCAAGTTGCGTTGATGAAACGCATTCACACCGCAGGAGACTACCACCGGCGATGCAATCTGCGAACGCACGGTGGTTGGTATTCTCACCACCTGAAGCCCACCACGAAAACTGGCTGCGACAAAGCCCATTAGATCCTGCAAGCACCCACCACCTAGAACCACTAAGATACCATCTTTCGATACACCTGCATCCATGAGTTGTTGGAAGATCTGCTCAGTCATTTGTGTATTTTTATTGTCTTCGCCGCCAGTAATAAGAATTGGGGCCTCGACTAACTGCATCCGTCTACGGCGTTTTTGAAGTTCATTCAATTGTTGCATCAGCAAATCAACTTTGTCAGATTGTTGCATGACAAAGCCTCGATCCACACACACAGCAACCTGATGCGTGGCCTGCACACCATTCAAAAAACTACTCAGCGCATCAACGGCCTGCTCAGCCCCGTGGTCACAAAACACAACGGGAAATCGCGAGCCCTGATAACTGCCGATATAACGCTCGGCATGGGTTCGACGACGGAAAATCGAGACTGCTGTGTTCGCCATCCAGAAAATGACTCCAGCAACACTCATATTGACCACAATGAATATTGCCGCATTGGCAGTTTCTGCGAACAAAACAAAAGCCATGCTTTGAAGAGTCGCCACAACCAACAGCCATGGCCACACATTTCGCCAGTGGAGTTTTTGCAATCCACCGAACAGTAATAATGCTGGCCCAACAAACGG contains the following coding sequences:
- the aroB_2 gene encoding 3-dehydroquinate synthase, which translates into the protein MFEGLSKLDHRVNYYVLLCALLSVLSGSFILLHGSGASIDGASFVDSIVCLASLVYRIPMGDVALWRSLVAFHGDLLSLGFFSIALFVSYAGLYSVGRLYQYFFSPAMVSLPPVAIPLIAAAQAVPFVGPALLLFGGLQKLHWRNVWPWLLVVATLQSMAFVLFAETANAAIFIVVNMSVAGVIFWMANTAVSIFRRRTHAERYIGSYQGSRFPVVFCDHGAEQAVDALSSFLNGVQATHQVAVCVDRGFVMQQSDKVDLLMQQLNELQKRRRRMQLVEAPILITGGEDNKNTQMTEQIFQQLMDAGVSKDGILVVLGGGCLQDLMGFVAASFRGGLQVVRIPTTVRSQIASPVVVSCGVNAFHQRNLLGALHVPSAVVIDPCFTASLPHRDRRAGIAEAVKVALAYDREFFQWIEAHAESFQTPNDEGLHALINRAAQINICQRDASSEPDAFCSGAGLGLWAANKLEAMNRDMRYGEALALGLSIDAAYAMSAGFLQKQKLERILTLLETLGFDCWHASASQRTADGQWVIYGGVEEYTRCHADERVPVIVNLGEIVSIDVIDRGLLMQATDYLRSRYKNRNKASAAMLKTG